A portion of the Gallus gallus isolate bGalGal1 chromosome 16, bGalGal1.mat.broiler.GRCg7b, whole genome shotgun sequence genome contains these proteins:
- the LOC121106935 gene encoding collagen alpha-1(I) chain-like, protein MGTPRGTLGTPTPMGTPTLMGTRGPQSGTWGHWGPPGGHWDLPPNGDMGTPRGTWGCWGPPQWGHGDPKRDVGTLGTPPFQWEPPPMGTRGPQEGCGDIGDPRGTLGPPPQWGHEGPKRDVGMLGTPTPMGAPRGTLGPPQWGHGDPLSNGDPQEDVGDPHSNGDPHPDGDTGTPRRTWGHWGPPHFNGDPPQWGHGDPKRDVGTLGTPPFQWGPPPMGTRGPQEGHGDVGDPPISMGTPPNGDMGTPRGTWGRWGPPFLWGPPGGRWGPPGGHGDIGDPHSNGDPQGDIGTPPNGNVGTLGTPPIPMGTPGGHWGDGGGTKR, encoded by the exons ATGGGGACCCCGAGGGGGACGTTGGGGACCCCCACTCCAATGGGGACCCCCACCCtgatggggacacggggaccccAAAGCGGGacgtggggacattggggacccCCAGGGGGACATTGGGACCTTCCccccaatggggacatggggaccccaagAGGGACGTGGGGATGTTGGGGACCCCCCcaatggggacacggggaccccAAGAGAGACGTGGGGACGTTGGGGACCCCCCCATTTCAATGGGAACCCCCCCcaatggggacacggggaccccaagagggatgtggggacattggggacccCAGGGGGACATTGGGACCTCCCCCCCAATGGGGACATGAGGGCCCAAagagggatgtggggatgttGGGGACCCCCACTCCAATGGGGGCCCCCAGGGGGACATTGGGACCCccccaatggggacatggggaccccctttccaatggggacccccaggaGGACGTTGGGGACCCCCACTCCAATGGGGACCCCCACCCtgatggggacacggggaccccAAGAAGGacgtggggacattggggacccCCCCATTtcaatggggaccccccccaatggggacacggggaccccAAGAGAGACGTGGGGACGTTGGGGACCCCCCCATTtcaatggggaccccccccaatggggacacggggaccccaagagggacatggggacgttGGGGACCCCCCCATTTcaatgggga ccccccccaatggggacatggggaccccaagagggacatggggacgttGGGGACCCCCATTCCTATGGGGACCCCCAGGGGGACGTTGGGGACCCccagggggacatggggacattggggacccCCATTccaatggggacccccagggggacattgggaccccccccaatgGAAACGTGGGGACGTTGGGGACCCCCCCCATTCCAATGGGGACCCCAGGAGGAcattggggggatgggggggggacaaaGAGGTGA
- the LOC121106933 gene encoding LOW QUALITY PROTEIN: E3 ubiquitin-protein ligase RING2-A-like (The sequence of the model RefSeq protein was modified relative to this genomic sequence to represent the inferred CDS: inserted 1 base in 1 codon; deleted 1 base in 1 codon), translating to MAAPANAQSASKTWELSLYELHRTPQEAIMDGTEIAVSPRSLHSELMCPICLDMLKNTMTTKECLHRFCSDCIVTALRSGNKECPTCRKKLVSKRSLRPDPNFDALISKIYPSRDEYEAHQDRVLAKLSRLHNQQALSSSIEEGLKMQAMHRAQRVRKLHAESDNATFSGGEDNCDSRSHLSTASAPSHPEAGPSHRKRXRASDDSGPEVDPETAAENAGSGGGGGGGGGGGGGGGRGTPEPGADGGGSEIELVFRPHPLLVDKGEYSQTRYVKTTANATVDHLSKYLALRIALEETPTPGPDAAGLEDVSEKQYTIYITTAGGAFTTLNGSLTLELVNEKYWKVSKPLELYYAPTKEQK from the exons ATGGCCGCCCCCGCCAACGCTCAGAGCGCCAGTAAGACGTGGGAGCTCAGCCTGTATGAGCTGCACCGCACCCCGCAG gAGGCCATCATGGACGGGACGGAGATCGCGGTGTCGCCACGCAGCCTTCACAGCGAGCTGATGTGCCCCATCTGCCTGGACATGCTGAAGAACACCATGACCACCAAGGAGTGCCTGCACCGCTTCTGCTCCGACTGCATCGTCACC GCGCTGCGCAGCGG CAACAAGGAGTGCCCGACGTGCCGCAAGAAGTTGGTTTCCAAGCGTTCGCTGCGCCCCGACCCCAACTTCGACGCCCTCATCTCCAAGATCTACCCCAGCCGCGATGAGTACGAGGCGCACCAGGACCGCGTGCTGGCCAAGCTCAGCCGCCTCCACAACCAGCAggcgctcagcagcagcatcgAGGAGGGGCTCAAGATGCAGGCCATGCACAG GGCGCAGCGCGTACGGAAGCTCCACGCCGAGTCGGACAACGCGACGTTCAGCGGCGGCGAAGACAACTGCGACAGCCGCTCCCACCTCAGCACCGCTTCCGCCCCGAGCCACCCCGAGGCCGGGCCCTCCCACCGGAAGC TCCGGGCGTCCGATGACTCCGGACCGGAAGTGGACCCGGAAACGGCCGCCGAGAACGCcggaagtggaggaggaggtggaggcgggggaggaggaggagggggcggAGGCCGCGGCACCCCCGAGCCCGGGGCGGACGGAGGCGGAAGTGAGATCGAGCTCGTCTTCCGGCCACACCCACTGCTGGTCGATAAGGGCGAGTACTCACAGACGCG GTACGTGAAGACGACGGCCAACGCCACGGTGGACCACCTGTCCAAATACCTGGCGCTGCGCATCGCCCTGGAGGAGACCCCCACGCCGGGACCCGACGCCGCCGGCCTGGAGGACGTCAGCGAGAAGCAGTACACCATTTACATCACCACGGCCGGGGGGGCCTTCACG acgCTGAACGGGTCCCTGACGCTGGAGTTGGTCAATgagaagtactggaaggtcagCAAACCCCTGGAGCTGTACTACGCCCCCACCAAGGAGCAGAAatag